GAAAGGTTAATAAAATACTATCGCCGTTTTGGGATAAATGCTGTCCACTACGTTGGTAATGAGCAGCGTCGGCAAAATATCCCGAGATACCCATCTGAGCTAAATTGGCTTGTTGCATTTGTCCCGCGAACTGATTGGATTTTCTGACCTGTACCTTTAGATCAAAGTAGGTTTCATTGATCACTCGTTGCCAACCATCAGCACCAAGTAGCTGTTGATGCAACTGCTGATTTTGTAGTTCAGGCTCGCTTTTTTGTCGATTATTCAAACGACTACCGTCAGCATATTCGTGATTTTTTCTATCAGCTTCCTTATCGTGACTAGTATTTTTCATCCGCATTTATCCTTAAATGCTAAACAATTAATTTAAAACTCCTTATTCTTATCATTATATTCTAACTGATATTGACTATGTTAAGTAAAATATCCTTCTCCCTCAACGATGAGGAGAGAAAGATGTTTTGTACTGCTATAGATTCTTATTAACTAACTTTACTTAGTCTATAAGTGCCAGACTGATGCAAATCAGCCTGCCAGTTAGGTTTAATCACAATAGTCGTGGTGGGCTCTTCAATAAGTGCAGGTCCTTTTATAACCGCTCCTGCGCCAAATTTCGTCCCATCATAAATAGGGGTATTAACCCATTCATAACTGTGATCGTGTATCATCTGGCGTTCATCAATTTTAGCGTTTCCTACTGCACCCGATTGAGCATCAAGCGTTGGCAAACTTGGTTTTTCAACGCTACCAATCACTGAGACCTCGACATTGACCAGCTCGACGGCGCTATCTTGCTCATCATAAGTGTACAGCTCTTTATGACGCTTATGAAAGGCTTGCAAAATAGCAGCGGCGGCATCGCTATCAATCTTGCCATTGGGTACAATGACATTACACTCGTGTACCTGCCCTACGTAACGCATTTCCATAGCGCGTTCAATTACAATATCGTCGTCACTAAAGCCATCTTCTTTGAGCTTGGCGATACCTTCTTGCTCTAAACGCAAAAGCGTGGCATTTAAAGCATCCAAATTAGCATCGGAAGACATAATCATAATCTGGGTGGCAAGGTAGGAATATTTAACATCGGATATGATCTGACCAAAGGCACACAAACAAGAAGCTATTTTAGGAACCAGTATAGTATTGATGCCCATCTCTTCTGCCAAATCGATAATGTGCATGCCCGCTGCGCCGCCTGCGCAAATCAAGGCAAAATCACGTGGATCATAGCCTTTTTCAATGGTAATGCGTCTGATACCATTAGCCATATTTTGATTAACGATCGTACTGATACCAGCGGCGGCGTGAGGAAGATCGATACCCAATGGATCAGCGATATGCTCTTTGATGGCGGCCGCCGCTTTGTCTTCATCTAGGGTGACGATACCGCCTAATACAGCGCCAGAACGCAAGTATCCTAATACTAAGTTGGCATCGGTGACCGTCGGTAGCGTTCCGCCTTTACCATAACAGGCAGGACCTGGAGTTGCGCCCGCACTTTGCGGCCCGACTTCTAACATGCCGAAATTATTGATATGACCAATAGAACCACCGCCTGCCCCTAAAGTCTCGACGTGAATCATAGGTACGCCGATGCGATTACGTAGAAAATCAATATCCCTATTGAGACTGGTTTTGCCGTCTTTTGCTAAAGTGATGTCAAAGGAGGTGCCACCCATATCGACGGTAATGACGTTGTTGATACCAAAGGGTTCAGCGACGTATAATCCCGCTTGCGGCGCAGAAGCAGGTCCTGAATTAATCGCATTAACCGCCCGCTCCTTCATAACCTCTCCTAACGCCAGTCCGCCATTTGACTGAAAATAACGCACGGGCTGATTGGCACCCAATTGTTTAAAATAGTCGTCAATTTTGTACACATAGGAGGACATAATCGGACTTAGATAAGCATTGACCAAAGTCGTTGAGGTGCGCGTATATTCTTTAATTTGCGGATAAACCTCACTACCGCAGCAGACGAAGACACCGGGCATATGCTGCTCTACCAGCTCTTTAGCGCGCTGTTCATGCTTGGTGTCGCGTATTGACCAGACAAAAGATATCGCTACGCTTTTTACTTTTTGACGTTTGAGCTCTTCAATGGCTGCCAAAATATCGTCTTCGTTCAGCTCTTCACGCTCTGTACCATCAGCCAGTATGCGGCCACGTATAGGAAAACGCAGGTCGCGCGGCGCTATTTGCGGCGCTGGCGGATAGCTGGCATCATAGCGATGGCCTTCTTCTTTATGACCGAGGCGAATCTCAATACTGTCCTCGTGACCTTTGGTGCATAGCAAACCCACCTTTACCCCTTTCATTTGGATCAGAGCATTTAGCGCAACTGTGGTACCGTTAATGCACAAATCACAGGCTTGAATAATCTCTGAAATAGGCCGCTTAAACTTGTCAGATATTTGTTGCAGTCCATTAGCGATGGCTTTGGTACCATCCTCTGGGGTCGAAGGGGCTTTAAACAGATGGATATCGCCAGTACTTTCCTCTGCCAATACGAAATCTGTAAAAGTACCACCAGCGTCTACGCCTAAGCGAAAGTCATAACTCATAAGTCATCCTTAACTATTTATACTATATTATTGGTACTGAGGTTATTGATACTGAATGACTGATACTGACTTTTGAAACAGTGTTAATCATTCAGTACCTTAATAAAATTTAGTACATCCCTGTACTCTTTAGGCTACCTCTTTACGCAAGGTCTCAGTAGCGTCTTCATCTAGTTGGAAGTCGCTACTAATCACAACACCATACTCTTTGGCTGCTGACGGTATAGATACGATACCTTCTATAACGTCACGCAGTACTGCTTGGGGTTCGCGTTCAAAAGAGCTGCCAAAACCACCGCCGCCCGGATTGGTATTGCGGGCGCGTTCGCCAGCCTTTATCTCTATCACGGTATTATGCAGATGCAAGTCAGTGGTGCCGCCTTCGCGGAACACCTCCAACTTACCTAATTTCAGCTCTGGTGAGATTTGCTCAGCACCGCCGGCCCCCATGGTTGGGATATGACGTCCTTCACCGAAGGCCACGACGGTCATGGTATGGTCAAGCGGTTCGACCTCCCAGATCGTACCGCAGCCGCCGCGCAGTCGCCCAGCTCCGCCACTGTCTTCGGCAAGTCCATATTTATGAATGACGATAGGATACTGATATTCAAGCAATTCAATATCACCTGAGCTTAACGCCCCAAAACAGCACAGTGGCCCGCAAGCATGCCAGCCATCCATTTGCTGGGTCGCGCCCGCCCCTGAAATAATGGACGCCAGTACCATCGTCACATATTGCTCACCCGTTTTTGGATCGATACCAGCGATGTTGACCCCTGACGAATGTCCCCACGAGGCCGTCACGCGCTCGGGTGCCGCGTCCTCTAACGCTTTACGCACCGCATCGGTCAAGGTTTCCATCGGTGTGGTGGTACAGTTGACATGAGGCGCGGGCTCTTTGGCATTACATAGCGTGCCATGCTCACCTAAATCTACGGTGACGCAGCGATACAGCCCTTCGTTATAGGGCGGATCGACTTGCGCAAACATCATCAATCCAAGTAATACTCCTGACATCGAATTACCAGCGTAGGAGTTGATAAAGTAAGGCACTTGCGGCGGACTGTCGATCTTGATATGGACATCGCTACCTTTGATCGTGATATCAGCCTTGATGGTTAAATCACCAAGACCATGACCTGAATCCTCTAAGATAGCCTCACCGTGATAATCACCATCTTTTAGCGATTCGATGAGCGAGCGCATATGTCTATCCGCCATATTTTTTAGCTCATTAATGGCAGCGCGTACCGTTTCTACGCCGTATTTGTCCAGTAAGGCGATCATGTTACGCTCACCGACCGCGCAAGCGCCGTACTGGGCGTTTAGATCGCCTTCTTGGTTGCGACGTGAGCGCATATTGCTATGGATGAGATTGATCACATCATCGCGTCGCACGCCTTTTTCCCATATTTTGATAGGCGGAATGCGCAAACCTTCAGCATAAATCTCTTTGGCATCTGGGTTATAACCCGCTGGCACAGGGCCGCCGATATCGGTGACGTGACCTTTACATACCGTCCAAAATACCAGCTCGCCTTTATAAAACACCGGCTTATACATACAGCAATCTAAAATATGACTGCCCATGACGACGGGATCATTATGATAAATAATATCGCCTTCATGAATGTCATCGCCATAGAATCCGGCTACTGCTTTCATGGCAGGCATAAGTGAACCTAAATGAATAGGAATATCCTGACCTTGCAAAATCATCTCAGGCAAATGGTCAAATAGCGCATTGCTATAATCGTGTGCAAGGTTAAAGACGCTTGAGCGTGCGGTTTTTTCTAAAGTCAGCGTCATCTCGCGCTGGGCGGTTTCTAGTGCGCCGCGCACAACCGATAAGGTGATAGGATCGAGAGCGGTAGTTGAGCCTGTGGGGGCATTAGTTTGGGTAGGGTTAGCTTGATTCATGATTCATTCCTTGTAATCTTATTACTGCTTGATAGCATCATGCTGTCTTTAATATAACAATGCTTGAATTAAATAAATGACCTTAGCGAGTACAGTTTTTGACTGTGAGCGCACTTTTTGAGCCTTAAATATTCAGACTCAAAAAGGTAATAAACGGTTCGATATTAGTTGATAATTGCTTTTGATGTTGTGGTCACCATGTGCTGCTGAGTTTTGGGCATTAATACCGCGTACAAAATAGTAGCCGTCACAAAAGTTAAAGTTGCATACCAATTGAGCCAGCTACCACCTAAGTTCATGAGTACGATGCCGACTAGTGATGCCACTATCCAAGCGATTAGTCCTGATTTATCAAAAGCAGGCAAGCGCACAGGATCAATAACCGGAACTGCACCAAAGATATTCTCCCTTTTGGGATATAAAATATGGGTCAAAGCAATCGCCACCCACGCCACCACAAATACGCCTTGATAAGCCAATGCTTGCAGTAAGTAAGCAAAAACATCAAGTAGCATCAGAATAAAAATAAAGACGCCAATTAATAACGCCCCAACGAATTTTGGCATCTGAATATTAATCGTATCTTTTACAAACGCCTGCAAGTTGGTCGTTGCCAATAGGTAATTGGCGGTGTTGATACGAGTTTGGGTAATGACCACGAAGATAAGCCCAAATACGCCCATCAGTTTTACTAGCGCTAGCGTGATGGACACCTCAGATAATGCGCCTTCTAGTGGAATAGTGCTGACTAAATAAATCCCCGCAAGACCGCTTAAAAAGAAAGCCACCAAGTAAAAAGGAATACCAAAATTAAACCAAGATAAGTATTTACTGTCTTCTTGTTTGCCGTAACGCGCATAGTCGAAGGTATACATCATCAGTACCCAAATACCCATGTAATAGACGGCAACATTCCACCAGCCAAAGGGCGAGGTTTCCTCAGGCCCTACGGTAAGCCATGCAT
This sequence is a window from Psychrobacter jeotgali. Protein-coding genes within it:
- the capB gene encoding caprolactamase subunit beta, with product MNQANPTQTNAPTGSTTALDPITLSVVRGALETAQREMTLTLEKTARSSVFNLAHDYSNALFDHLPEMILQGQDIPIHLGSLMPAMKAVAGFYGDDIHEGDIIYHNDPVVMGSHILDCCMYKPVFYKGELVFWTVCKGHVTDIGGPVPAGYNPDAKEIYAEGLRIPPIKIWEKGVRRDDVINLIHSNMRSRRNQEGDLNAQYGACAVGERNMIALLDKYGVETVRAAINELKNMADRHMRSLIESLKDGDYHGEAILEDSGHGLGDLTIKADITIKGSDVHIKIDSPPQVPYFINSYAGNSMSGVLLGLMMFAQVDPPYNEGLYRCVTVDLGEHGTLCNAKEPAPHVNCTTTPMETLTDAVRKALEDAAPERVTASWGHSSGVNIAGIDPKTGEQYVTMVLASIISGAGATQQMDGWHACGPLCCFGALSSGDIELLEYQYPIVIHKYGLAEDSGGAGRLRGGCGTIWEVEPLDHTMTVVAFGEGRHIPTMGAGGAEQISPELKLGKLEVFREGGTTDLHLHNTVIEIKAGERARNTNPGGGGFGSSFEREPQAVLRDVIEGIVSIPSAAKEYGVVISSDFQLDEDATETLRKEVA
- the capA gene encoding caprolactamase subunit alpha, whose product is MSYDFRLGVDAGGTFTDFVLAEESTGDIHLFKAPSTPEDGTKAIANGLQQISDKFKRPISEIIQACDLCINGTTVALNALIQMKGVKVGLLCTKGHEDSIEIRLGHKEEGHRYDASYPPAPQIAPRDLRFPIRGRILADGTEREELNEDDILAAIEELKRQKVKSVAISFVWSIRDTKHEQRAKELVEQHMPGVFVCCGSEVYPQIKEYTRTSTTLVNAYLSPIMSSYVYKIDDYFKQLGANQPVRYFQSNGGLALGEVMKERAVNAINSGPASAPQAGLYVAEPFGINNVITVDMGGTSFDITLAKDGKTSLNRDIDFLRNRIGVPMIHVETLGAGGGSIGHINNFGMLEVGPQSAGATPGPACYGKGGTLPTVTDANLVLGYLRSGAVLGGIVTLDEDKAAAAIKEHIADPLGIDLPHAAAGISTIVNQNMANGIRRITIEKGYDPRDFALICAGGAAGMHIIDLAEEMGINTILVPKIASCLCAFGQIISDVKYSYLATQIMIMSSDANLDALNATLLRLEQEGIAKLKEDGFSDDDIVIERAMEMRYVGQVHECNVIVPNGKIDSDAAAAILQAFHKRHKELYTYDEQDSAVELVNVEVSVIGSVEKPSLPTLDAQSGAVGNAKIDERQMIHDHSYEWVNTPIYDGTKFGAGAVIKGPALIEEPTTTIVIKPNWQADLHQSGTYRLSKVS
- a CDS encoding purine-cytosine permease family protein — protein: MAGVLQPKNSGEGTAAPSDPNQELIPVDDRATRGSLTMAWWGVCSAMFYLVIGIAMAENYGTKNAIIGLLISCVAYGIINGIITRYAIRTGMSVALFSRVLFGHKGAALATLIFFATAMYYAVFEGSVIAVTFSQTYPSIPYWIAALIVVAYSVPMIMGSVQNWLDKLNGVLLPFYIIGLIAAIVMATNEYGYSNAWLTVGPEETSPFGWWNVAVYYMGIWVLMMYTFDYARYGKQEDSKYLSWFNFGIPFYLVAFFLSGLAGIYLVSTIPLEGALSEVSITLALVKLMGVFGLIFVVITQTRINTANYLLATTNLQAFVKDTINIQMPKFVGALLIGVFIFILMLLDVFAYLLQALAYQGVFVVAWVAIALTHILYPKRENIFGAVPVIDPVRLPAFDKSGLIAWIVASLVGIVLMNLGGSWLNWYATLTFVTATILYAVLMPKTQQHMVTTTSKAIIN